The region AACTCAGATGGAAAATCTGTCAAAATTTGACCGCACGACAAAGCGCGATTACGGACGTCCATCATCGTCAGTTGCCTCGTTGTTAGAGACGGTGCCTCGTTATTTGCTCTTTTCTGCTCTCAAACCGCTACATGCAGTAATATGAAATGCCGCCAAAACATGTATCCCCTCTTTGTGAACAATCCAACACATGGTGGTGCTAGAATTCAGTTTCAAAGTTACAAAGTACCATTTACAGAAACAAATTATGTGGATATTTTCATGTTACGTTACCTTGATTACCCTCTCGctagttttgtttgttttgactgAACAAAAATTAGATTGCATCAGCATAAAGACTCAGGTTGGCTTTTTCCAAAACTGCTAAAGTGCCTAGTCAGGTGCCGGAACAACACGGTCTCTAATCCTAGTGAAAAATGTAATTGTGTATACTCATTCATTGCAGTGCATGAGTTTTTGAGCAAATtggtagtttttgttttttcacttttttaaatGATGGCTACACAAATATGTTTGAGCCCAAATCACAAATTTAACTCGATGAGTGTTGGCTTCTTGACACTTCTTTAAACCTTCAGGCAGAAAACCATGATACAGTAGGAAGAATGCAACGGGAGTGGATGAGCCTATTTGGctagaaaaaaaggaaatactAAACTTCATCAGGGATTCATCCAGCCTtgtcttttactttttttttttaccgctgGATATAAAATATGGAACATCTGCTTTCTATTTTCAATCCCTTGCGATAATATGACCTGTTTGCACTTTTGACTGACAGACTGATGAACGCTGGCAACGTGTTTAATTGGCACCTTCTTTAGCAACACCGCTATTTACGCCCTTCCACATCACCATAATTGATCTGGTCGCGAGGCAGCAGCATCGACGTTGCAGTCGAATTGTGTAATTTAATCCCGAATGAGACCTCCCCCCCTCATGCTAACACAGCACTGCTTCTAAAATTAGGAATTGGACGCCCACATAGTTGTTTGTGCATTTTTGCGttgtggatttttattttcaaagtctGTCTCACTCAACCTCTGTGACACACATAGGTGGCTAAAGTACTCAAACTGTACTTAGAAGTACAGATGCttgagtttaaaaaagaaaaacaactgtCTATGAACTGATTCAATCCCTTAAAGTTACTAAAGTGGAAAAAATATCTTGAACTGAGTGTTGTTATAAATTCTGCCAAATTTAAATGATTGGAAAAAACCTGAGTATACAAAAAGAGGCATCAAAATGGGAAAACAAATCAcgacattttcttcttttgataATTTGTATGTCCATTGAATGGGATAAAACCACGCCCCATTTAACTTATACTCAAATAGCACAAGTCTTTCTAATATCTATGTTTGAGCTGCAAAAATTGATACATTTAAAACCTTTGGTGAATATAACCCACATAGTCGTCGCTCGGCTTTTCATGCCCTGAAAGTGCTCGTCACCCGCTACCAAGCAAGCCACCAGAGGCTAAGTAGGAGAAATATCGTTCTCAGTTGTGTCATCGTCAATTATATTCCCTGGTTCTTGTTGCTCCATGTGTTTTTTACAAGTTATAAATCCATAAATTCTTAATTAATTGGTCAAACAAGATTTCCATCAGGGTTGACTTTGTCTCATCGTATCTACATTGTGTTCTTCATCCGTTGATATAAAAAAGTAACAATGAAGTATGGAGTTGAAAATATAGGATGTACAGATACCTGTTTTTAAATGTATGGACTAAAATTAAGTGGGAACCCTTCCAAAAAGTCCTAAAAAAGATATACTTAAGGTTGTAACAAATGATTTGTATTTTGTTACTTCGCACCACTGGCGTTATCTCATTGACTGCTGTGTCAGGTCCGTATGCGTTCCCTCCTCCATGCCTGCCTTGCCTGCCCAGCAACTCGGGATTGATGGCAGACAGAGGTCAGCACATAATCGCCACTGATGAATATGGAGGAGGCGTGCTGCCTTTTTGCGCTTTGCACTGagcagtaccccccccccccccaaaaaagataaGGAGCCCTCCTCCACTGTGTCCTCAGGGACCCACTGACTCTCACCTCAAGGTTGGAGATAGAAGGTGGTTGTGTGGGTGTGACGCTTTGAATTGCACTTAATGAGAAGGCTCAGTCCAATTATTGGTTGACAGCCACCGCACCCAAAATGACCCTCATGGGAGAACATTTTGAACCGTCACCATCCAACCATACTGGTCCCCTTTTGCCCTGGAAGAAAGAACGGCCCTTGCTGCTGTTCAAAATTTAACCAGTccttgtatatatttatttacatgaATGGTAAATAGAATATGAGTCTGTGAAGCCTTTGACGAGAGTGCCCAAACAAATACAGCTTTTCATTTTCACATGGAAATCATTAAAATAGGACTGAAATAATCAAACGAGCTAAGAAAGTGTGTCTGAAGCAATTCAACATAAAAGATGTGCAGTGTCACCAGGTATCCGTTAAGTCTAACAGGTTAAGGCTAAGTATCGTCATCAGTTCTCACAAATCCATCGTTGTTCAAGGGAACAGCTGTCATCGTTCCAGGCTCCAAACGATAGAAATGATTTGCCCTGGATTTCACCACAGTCCTGGTTCCGGAAGTTGTTAGGCTGGCCATTCTGCCAGAATCTGTCACCCAGAACATAACCTCAATTTCCGACATTAACGAAACGCTTCTATCCGGCCATATATGTACATGTTGCATCACATTGCACCCTCTTTTACTTCTCCAAACCTTCTTCAAACTAAGTGAAACCTGGAAGTGAGAACTTTGCTGGGAAATGTTGACATGTTCTAAAACTTACGCTATAGTGAGGTTGGTCCCATCCACCCAAATCCACGTTCCCTCCTTGATATGATCACTCAGACCAATCCATGCGTGCAGGGCATGCCCCAATAAACCATTAAGGAATGTCTGTTTGGGAAGACAACAAGCAAACCACCTTTGTGTAGCACAGGAGCTAAGTGAATGAACGCCTCATTGACATTGGAGTCTGTTGGTCATACCTGTTCCTCTCTGTTGTTGATGACAACCAAATCGCCTCCTCTGTTGATGCAGTCCTGTCTGCTTTCAGCCCAGCTCTTACTCAAGGTTGACAAAAAGTAACAGTTGCTAGCAAACTTCTTCCAACCGACCCCACAGAGCATGGCTACAGAATGTAAACAAAATGGAGAGATTAATGACGCCATCAGGCCATCACTGGACCGGTGTCCAAAGTACTTACTACTCATCTTGGTGGTCATCTTGTCCACTGTCTTCTGAAGCGCGTACTTTTGTGTCTCCAGGCTGCTTTGATTTATGCGGAGCTGCTCGTTTTCAACACGTACAGTGTTGCAGTCACCGTGAGTTTTTGGTCTTTGCAGCAGACTGTTCCTGATCTGACACATCCTACTATTTATGCTCAGCACTGTGTAATTTCTTTCCAGTCGGTCCCTGTCAGCCTCCAGCAAAGTATAATCTCTCTGTAAATGGTCTCTGTCCTTTTTAATATCGTTGTAGATGGACTTTACCACATCTCTCTCAGCAGCCATTCTGGTTTTATTGGTCATTAGTATTTGTGTCTCGTGAGCCAGGGATGCGTAGCGGTTCTGTAACTCATCTTTCTCGCTTCCCAATGAGGAGTAACTGCGTACTAGCCGATCTTTCTCGCTTTTCAGATCATTAAAGCGGGACATGCACTGATCTCTTTCAGTTGCCAATGTGGTTTTACTTGTCAGGAGGATCTGTTTCTCTTTACCGAGTGAATTGTAGCTGGTTTGTAACAGCTCCTTTTCTTTTAGAAGGGATTCATAACTGGCCCGTAACTGGTCTTTCTGGCTTCTCACTGAAGAGTAATTGCGTTGTAACTGATCTTTCTCATTTTTCAGACTGTCCAAGCGAGACCCCAACAGATCTCTTTCAGCGGACAAGGTGGTTTTACTCGCCTGAAGGTGATCTTTCTCTTGAACCAGGGAGTCATAACTGACCTGTAACAGGTCTTTGTCCTTCCTCAGTGAAGACTGACTGCGTTGCAACTGGTCTttctcattttttaaattttcaaaGCGCGATTTGAAGTCATCTCTTTCTGCagtcacatttgttttattaGTGACCAAAAGCTCTCTCTCTGTCATGAGGAAGTTGTAACCGGTCTGTAACTCATCTTTCTCTTTAACAAGAGATTCATAAGTGGTCTGTAATTGGTCTTTCTCCTTTTCTAGTTTGTTGAGGTGGGACTTCAACTCAGCCCTTTCAGCAGCCACAGGAGTTCGAAAACCTTCCTGCTCTTTAACGAGGGAATTGTAGCTGGTTTGTAACTGGTCTTTCTGCTGAACGAGGGATCTATAACTAGCCCATAACTGGTCTTTGTCTGTCCTCAGAGCACTATTTAGGGTATGTAACACAGCATTCTCTCTATTTAGGAGACTGTAATTGGTCTGCAACTTATCATGCTCCTGCTTCACACTCTGGAAATTGGCCCTCAACTCATCTCTTTCGTCAGTCAAAACCATTTTGCTGCCGAGAAGGTGATCTCTGTCTGATACCAAAGAATCGTAGTTGGTCTGCAACTGGTCTTTGTCTGTTGTCAGGTTTTTCAACATCACCTCAAGCGTGTTTGTATAGACATGGGCTCTGTCAGTGGGAGAGCTATTCTTGTAGAGATGGTGATCTGTCTCTTGAGTCTGGTGGTTGGATTTAGCTTGGCTCTCTGTTGAAAAACCAGGCAATACCTCATCTGTGAAAATAGATTCAAAGTGTTGAAATCAGTGAAAACAATGTCCCTTACAGTCATGCTTGGACATATTGAGGGTGACGTACAGTTGATAAATTGCCCAATGTTACCGGCCAGTAGGACAGCGCACAGCAAACCAAGACACACAGTGATGCATCTGGATGACTTTTGTCTTTGTTGAAAGTTCACTGAATTAATTGAAAGGAAACATATTGTGAGTTTACACCGCGTCACGGACGGAAATGGAGCTGGGCGGCCAAATGCAGCttagaccagggtttattgagggaaaaggtagttggaagggaggatgaggggaacaaaccaacaaaaccgacaaactaacataacttaacGGCGACAGAATGACAGGGGTAACTGACAGACCAACTTGGAGAGCAAAAGACAAACCGACGAGACTGCAGGCGAGAGGCGAGAACAATACGAGTgaggggagtgaggggcagacaggacttgaatacacgacaggtaacattGATTGTGAGGTAACACAAGaacgaacagaaaccatggtaacataTACACATAAGAAAACAAccagggacgagtcgtgacacacCGAGATTGGACTATTGTTAAATCTTTCTCACTAAatatagataaataaaataaataaaataaataaaataaataaaataaataaaataaataaaataaataaaataaataattacttaattacataaataaagataaaatacaacataaataaataaagaaatactaTGTTGAACTGATTAATTTGTTGATTATTATTGTACATTACCTTCAGTGACGAGCCCCTGCATCGTTAAATTCTTTGTTAAATAGCCGCATTCATCAAGTTCCATAGAATCCATGTTAATCTGTATTTTTTCTAGTTCAAAAAGGAGAAATCCATAGATTGGTACAAAAAAGAATGTAGTCAGTTGTCACAGTTTTCAAACAGTACTGACTGATTTTGTGATAATGGTATG is a window of Syngnathus typhle isolate RoL2023-S1 ecotype Sweden linkage group LG1, RoL_Styp_1.0, whole genome shotgun sequence DNA encoding:
- the LOC133151004 gene encoding C-type lectin domain family 4 member F-like; translated protein: MDSMELDECGYLTKNLTMQGLVTEVNFQQRQKSSRCITVCLGLLCAVLLAGNIGQFINYEVLPGFSTESQAKSNHQTQETDHHLYKNSSPTDRAHVYTNTLEVMLKNLTTDKDQLQTNYDSLVSDRDHLLGSKMVLTDERDELRANFQSVKQEHDKLQTNYSLLNRENAVLHTLNSALRTDKDQLWASYRSLVQQKDQLQTSYNSLVKEQEGFRTPVAAERAELKSHLNKLEKEKDQLQTTYESLVKEKDELQTGYNFLMTERELLVTNKTNVTAERDDFKSRFENLKNEKDQLQRSQSSLRKDKDLLQVSYDSLVQEKDHLQASKTTLSAERDLLGSRLDSLKNEKDQLQRNYSSVRSQKDQLRASYESLLKEKELLQTSYNSLGKEKQILLTSKTTLATERDQCMSRFNDLKSEKDRLVRSYSSLGSEKDELQNRYASLAHETQILMTNKTRMAAERDVVKSIYNDIKKDRDHLQRDYTLLEADRDRLERNYTVLSINSRMCQIRNSLLQRPKTHGDCNTVRVENEQLRINQSSLETQKYALQKTVDKMTTKMSTMLCGVGWKKFASNCYFLSTLSKSWAESRQDCINRGGDLVVINNREEQTFLNGLLGHALHAWIGLSDHIKEGTWIWVDGTNLTIAFWQNGQPNNFRNQDCGEIQGKSFLSFGAWNDDSCSLEQRWICEN